Genomic window (Williamwhitmania sp.):
GATCTCCGCCCAAGTCAACGGTTGGTAGTACATGAACAGTTACAGTCATATCAGCGGTCTCGACTCCGCAGCCACCAATTCCTGTAGCCGTTGCTCTTACCGTGAAGTCGGAAGTAACAGCAGAAACATCACCAGTGGTGCTATTTATTGAGGCTCCTCCAGAAACGATTGAATAAACAATGCCAGCGCTGTTTGAGGCCGTTGCTTGATAAGTAGAAATACCACCAACACACAATTCTGCGGCTCCTGAGGTAAACGTTGGCACACCAACATTTGGAGTAACCGAAGTTAATATTGGGGTAGAAGTTGCGCTACAAGAATTCACATCGGTAACTATAACCTTCACCGCATCACCATCGGCGAGAGATGAAGTTATATACTGATTGGTTGGCGAAGGGGCTCCCTGCGACACGTTGTTTAAAAAGAATTCATACGCATTACCGCCACCAGCAGTAAACGTTACTGGTGTAGCATCACAAATGCTGTTATCCAAATCTGATGAGGTTAAAGTAGGAGTTGGCAGTGCATTTACAACCATGTTAATATTGCTACTTTGGGCAATACAGCCAGCACTACTAATTACATTTGCATACACCTCATCACCGTTGGAAAACGTGCTACTGCTTAAGGTTCCGCTGGCACTCGGCCCCTGAACTGTTGAGCCGTTGAGAAAAAACTCATAGGTTGATCCGCCTGTAGCAGAAATTGTTGCGTTACTCCCTTGGCAAACTGGGTTATCCAGTGTTGAAATACCAGGCGTCGGACTTGGGTTCTGAGCCGTTAATGTAACGTCAATAGATTTTGAGCAACTATGTGCATCGGTAAGCAGCAATGTATAGGTTCCTGGAGATAGAGCACTTTGATTTTGAGCACCCTGAACAATTCCTGATCCATCGCTAGTGGTCCAAAAGTAACCATAAGGCCAGGTACCACCTGCTACCGAAATACCAATTGAACCATTGGTTGACTCAGGACAAGTTGGATTGGTTGGTGAGGGCGTTATTACAATCGCAGCTGGCTCATTTAAGGTGGCGCTATAAGGCCGTGTACAAAGATTATTATCTCGAACAACTATGTTATAGTTACCAGCAATAAGTCCAGAGATATTTGCACTTACATCATACGCACCTCCATTGACAGAATAATCATATCCAGGGGTACCACCAGAAGGTGTTATCGCAATTGAACCATCACTACCACCGTTACACATGGGATCAGTTACTGCGAATGAAGCAGATACTTGAGTGGGTTGGGCAAGCGTTTGGTAAACTTTTTTGTAGCAACCATTATCGTCGGTCACAATTGCCCAATAACTCCCTTTCGCAAGATTCGTGATACTTTGCGAGGTAAGGGTGTTGGACCACATGTAAACGTAAGCTCCAGTGCCACCTTGCACATTATTTATTGTAAGGGCACCATCTCTGGAACCGTAGCAAGAAATAGGTGTTGTAACATCAATAGTATATGTGATATCGTTGGGCTGAGTGATGCTAGCCGAAGTAGGAACTGTACAGCCATTTGCATCGGTAACAACAACTGAGTAGGTTCCAGCAGGCTGATTGCTCAAGTCCTGTGAGGTTGCACCACCTGGGCTCCACAGGTAATTATAAGGTGCTGTTCCACCAGCTACCGTAAGATTTACAAGGCCATCGGAACCGCCATAGCAAGTTGTGATACTACCAACTGCACTAGCAGAAAGAACACTAGCAGGTTCAGCAATGGTAAAGTTTGCTGTCTTTGTCTCTACTCCATCATCCACCGTCGCAACATAGTTGCCTGCGGCTAAACCTGTAGCATAGTGAGTTCCAGATGTTGCAGATGTATATACCTGAGGTGTTTGACCAGTTATTGTAACAGTTACATTACCGGATGTTGAATTTGCCCACGCAATTGTTGCGGTACCAGAACTTCCACCCTTGCATAGCACATCAGTTTTTGTCTGAAGCGTTGCGTAAAATACCCGCTGATCATCAACCCAGAAAGTAGTATCAGCTTGACAGGTGTGTGAATCCGTAACCGTTACCTTATAGTCGCCCCCCACATTAAGTCCAGCAATATTCTGTGTTGTTTGTCCACTGCTCCAATTATAATCCGTGTATGCAGGTGTACCTCCTGTAACATTCAAAGTAACTGATCCGGTTGTTACGTTATCAATGTGTACAACTGTTGAACCACTAAACACAATTTTCTGAGGCTGTGCTATAGTGAAATACCTATCCAATGTGCAACCATTAGTATCGGTAAGTGTAACAGAATAGGTTCCAGCTATTAACCCTGCTTGATCTTTAGTCGTTTCTGTTACAACATTACCATCAGTTGTATTCCAATAGTAACGGTATGGGGCAACTCCACCGCTGGGAGTAATACTAATTGCTCCATCAGCATCACCATAACAGTTCAAAGCTGCAGTAGCGGTTCCGGAAATGGCAAGAGCGGTGGGTTCAGTTATCGTGGCGGAGGTTGAAGCAACCTTACCATTAAAATCCGTCACCGTAACGGCATAGTTTCCAGGAGAAAGCCCAGTAGCCACAGAGTCGGTAAGCGATATGGGTGAACCGTTCAAGGTCCAAGCATAGGTGTAAGGGTAGGTTCCAAAATATGGGGTTACAGTTAACTCACCCGTAGAAGAGCCATTACAGAGAATGTTTTGCTTATGGGTAAAAGTTGCAGAAAAAGGATTAGCGTACTTGGCAACAAAACCTTGCCGCTTAGGTGAAATCAAATTATTAATTGAGGTGGACCCAAAAGTAAGGATTGGTGACTTAAAATAACCAGCAATATAAGTGTCACCACTCTGGTCAATGGCAATTCCCTGGCCGACATCTTCAAGCGTGCCAACAACTCCCTGTGCTGTAATGGGATTCCCATCCAAATCGTAAACAAAAAAACCTGCATCATTATTAGTAGTAGAGCCTGAATTTAATGACACATCGTTGAATGTTAAATTTGATGAGTAATACCCTGAAATCGTCAATAAATTCTCCCTTGATGCAACACCAAACCCACCGTCAGAACTAACTCCACCTGTTCGTGTTTTCCATATTAATCGACCCTCTTGGTTATACTTCAACAATATGATATCAAGCGATGAGCCCTTGCTAACAGAAGATGTCTTAGTGCTTGTACTATCAAATGAGACATTATTCGTTACCTGCCCAGTTAAGTAAATACCGTTATCGGATCCAAGTGTCAAACCGTTCGCTTGATCGTCCTCTGTACCTCCACCAGTTCTTCCCCAAATAAGCGAACCATCAGCATTGTTAACATGAAACAGAACAATATCACCATATCCTCTAGAACTAAATGACTGTGAACCATATGTAAGCTGTCCCCACAGAGTTCCACTAACATATAGAAGGCCATCTTGATCAACGCTGATATTTCTCAGAATATTTAAGTTAATTGAGGTACTTCCAGAAATTCCTATCGCGGTTAATTGCTTTACCCATGAAATATTTCCAGACGTATCAGCTTTAGCAATCCACTCATCTTCACCTCCGGCAGAAACATTTAACAGAAAAGAACCAATTGTTGTAGGCGAGGACTTTAACATCCCGCACATATAAATTTCATTATTACTTGAAATAGCCATGGAATGAATTCGCTCACCCAATGTGCCATACGCAATCTTTTTTGCCCACAGCACGCGGCCAGATGAATTGTATTTGGCTAAAAAAGCATCCTGAGCACCACTTGAAGTAATTGAGACATCAGCCGAGAACACCATCGTATTTCTAAATCCACCACCAACGTATACATTATTATCGGTATCAAACCCAATAGCGAAAGGATCTTCAACATCATTACTACCTGCATTTTGAATCCACTTCAAATTTCCGTTTTGATCAACCTTAATTAAATACATATCCTTTTTCCCAAAAGGAGCTTTTGACTGAGAATCAAAAGTTATTTGGTTAACATGATACCCAAGTATTACTAAATCTCCATTGGCATCCATTTTAAAATCCCTAACCTCAAGACTATCCAGCCCGGTTATTGCTTTTGCCCAAGCCCAGCCCTGAGCATTGGAAACAACAACAGAACAAAGTAAAATAAAACAAGTAACAAGTGCTTTAATTGCTTTCATGCAGGTACAATTTATTACATTGCAGTTTACGGAATGATCCGACAAAAGTAATTAACTTTGCCGTAAACAATCAAATGATTAATCAAACAGTACTCATAAATAGTAATGGTGAATACAATTATCCATATTGGATTTCCTAAAACTGGAACAACTTGGTTTCAGCAACAGTTATTCCCTAATCTTTCTGGTGTAAATTATATAAATAAGGAAGCTACAAATAAATTAATAATTAATATACCAGCACTCGAATTTAAAAAAGAAAAAATTATAGATGTTTTTGACGACCTAAAAACAAGCCGTCCATTGCTTTTAAGTTCAGAAAAGATTGTTGGAACATTCAATAGGGGTTGGATGAACGGATACTTCCCAAAACAAAACGCTCAAAAATTAAAAGATATTTTTGAGCAAGCCGAAATTATTGTATTCCTTAGACGACAGCAAGATGCAATTTCATCTGCATACCAACAATACGTCAAAAATGGTGGAAATTACAGTATTGACAGATACATACATAACACTTCTACAGGACTGTTCCATCTCGACCACCTCAAATACCACCTCATTCTTGATTATTATGCAGATTTATTTGGGATGAAGAACTTACACATCTACCTATTTGAGGAGTTTAAAAATGATCCTCAACAATTTACCCGCACATTTCTATATGATTTAAATATAACGTCCAATATTGACAAGGTGTCATTTGAACCGATAAACGAGTCGCCAGGGAGATGGGCAATAATACCACTAAAGATACTCAATGCCTTTTTTTACAAGACATATCCACATAAGTATTACATTACGCCAATTCCGTTCATAGAATTAATAACAAAGAAAATAGCAACCAGCCATCATTTTGGCAAAAAAGTTTCTACACAAAGTTTGCTCGGCGCTAATAACTTGCAGTATTTAGAGGATTATTACAAAGAATCAAACAATATCCTGCTGACAAAATACAATCTAAATGCAATAAAGAAACACAACTACTCTCTATAATTAGACCATGCTTTCACCCATTATTCATATCGGATATCCTAAAACAGGAACCACCTGGTATCAAAAACACTATTACCCACAGCTTCAGAGCTGTCGTTATTTCAGTAGAAATGAATTAATAAGACTGCTGATAGATGTAGATGTCTTCACATTTAATCCACAAAAGGTCAGAAAAGAATTTGAACAATTGGCAGAGGGAAGACGAATAGTCATTTGCGAAGAATTACTTCTTGGAGGACTTGATATCCCCTTTGGTAATGGAGAGTTTATTAAGGTAATGGCAGATAAGCTAGTGTCGGTATTTCCAGATGCTACGATTATAGTTTTCATACGCAACCAAGCAGAAATGTTAGCATCAGTATATTTTCAATACATAAGGTCTGGAGGGACCTACAGCATCGACTACTATCTCCGCCTGAAAAACAGATTCAACCCATTCTATAAAACCTATTTACTACCAAGTCTAAACAACTTTAAATATAAAAACATCGTTGACTATTACTGTACAATATATTCAAGTAGTAAAGTTCAGGTATATCTTTTCGAAGAATTTAGATCTCATCCTGCAATATTTCTTGAACATTTTAAAGAAAATATGCAAGTTCAGTATGTAGAGTATCCCCAATACAGCATTGTGGAAAATTTACGATTCAACAAGCTCTACCTTACAATTATGCGGTTTATAAATCACTTTTCATATTTAAACACAGTGAGAAAAAATTATTGGGTTAACATTCCATACTTATACTACAATATTCTTAGGTTTCTGACATGGTCGAACAAGCTCAGTATATTTAACTCATTACGAAAAACTGATTACATATTAGGCAAAAAGAGAATTAACTATATAAAAACATATTACAACGAAAATAACAAAGAACTGTCAAGGTACATTCCTCTCAAAAAACTGGCAGAATATGGTTATGTTGATGAGTCAAAATAGCCAGATGAGATACGATGGTAAATTTCGATGCTTGAATGATGATGTTTATTGACGAGATTCTTATATACGCTTGTCCTTTTTATAAAAAAACCACTTTTGAAGTAATGCAACCTAAGCAAGAGTAACGATTTGACTTTACCCCAAAAACCAGAGGAGGCAATAACATTTAGTGCTAACTGCTTGTCTAACCTCGATATCGGAAATCGGAAGCCTGCACCATGATGATACGCAATATCACCGTATATGCCATACCAAAGAGGATGTTCAAAAAGACTTCTTGACCGATGTATTGCTTTCCACGACACATTATTCTCAATTAACTGCTTCAATAGATTTCCCCCAACATCGGTGGTCACTCCATGTCTGTTTCGCCACAAATATCCGCGATTCCAATCCCCATCAATCTTTCGCCAAAACCCGACAGTCGTAATGCAAAACGAAGGATGAGGTTGAATATCACCAGCATTTTCTATGCGCTGAATGGCAGCCAATGGTGCGGAAGATAACCACTCTTCAAACCTTATGTCGGTATTGGCTATTGGAAAAGCATCACCGTCAATAAAGATTAGGGTATCTTCGTCGGAAACTGCCTCATGACATACAATATCCGCTAAAACATTTAACTTCACTGCATGGCTTTGGATTGGCTCGGTTGAAGCAAAATAGAACTTATCCCGATGCTTCGCTGCACTTCCACTCAAAAATGCGTAAATTCGAAAAGGCTTCTTGACATACCGATTTAGGTATTTCAGCTGGATGTCAATCCATTTATCTGATTCCCAATGAACGGTAGCAATATGAATCATGTAAAAGAGATATCAACGATTAAAATTCTTCTGGTGGCCTACATCAACAGATCTGGTTCAACTTTACTGCTGAACGAACTCAGCAAAGTTAAGAATTTTACCTGTCTTCCGGAATCAGAGTTGCTCGCCAAAAAACTGCTCCGAAATCCATCCAAAAAGATTAAGCGCACATCAAAAGTCGTAGTAGAACTTGACAAGGCATTACACTACAATAATAAACTAAAACTATTTAAAGGAATAGGAAGCTTTGGAGAACTAATTGTTATTGAAGAAAACTCCATTTCACAACAAGAATTGTTTCGACGCTTCATTATAAAAGCAGCAATCGCAGATAATCCCGATACGGAGATCGTCGTTTTCAAAAACACCCACATTGCATACTACATTAAGAATATTCAAGAGTGTTTTATTCAAGATGCCAACATCTATCTACTTATACTCCTTAGAGATCCTCGCGCTATATTTCTGTCTCAACTAAAAGCGGTAGGATCATGGAAAATACCAATGGCAAGCGATGCAGCAGCAGTTATTTTCGAATGGAGAAGGCTTTCCAATGTCTATAATTATTTTCAAAGAAAGAAACAATCGTGGGTTAGTAGCCTAAAATATGAAAAACTAGTTACTGATACTGTTTTCCAAACAAATAAACTCTTTGTTTGGCTTAATATAAATATAGAAATAAAGGGTAAAGACGACAATGGAACATATCAAAATAAAATTCCAAAGGAGTTACAACACCTACATCAAAACATAAAACTTGAGATACAAACAAAATCGTGCAACCTATGGCAATTTGAACTTGATAATGAGTACCAGCAAAGAATCGCATATATGCTAAGGAAACCAATGATTCGGCTCGACTACAACACCCATTTAGAGAAAAGAACTCTCCATTGGTGGCAGACAGGAGCAGTTACCGTTTCAATAAAAATTGCAATATTGTACCTAAAGATGAAATTATTCGGTCCGGAGATACCTCAATCTAATGGCAAATAACATTCTAATAATTACCTCACAAACCTATCCTTCGGCAGCAGGAGACGGTAGAAGTGCCTTCTTTCTTGCACAAGAACTTTACAAACAGGGAGGGAAATGTGACATTCTTACCCTTGAAACAGAAGAAGAGCAGATAATAAACCATGATTATAATTTACTTAATCCTTCAATTATCAAAATAGCTTACCACGACAAAACGCTTGCAGGAAAAATAGCCACCCGTATCCATTTGTTTTTCTTTCTTATTATACACATAAAACGATATAACACTTGGTTAATTTATGGCAAAACATTAGGGAATAGAATTGCCCTAATTCTTGGAAAAACAACAAGAAAAAAAACAATTTTCCGTCCTACGCTTTGGGAATACGATGACCTTCGGACGTTAACAAAAGATTCACTTTTTAACAAATACACTTACCGTCTCTCCACTGGCTTTTGGTCTCTTAACCCATCAATTACAGAAACAATTCTGAAGATTGGAATAGAGAGAAATAGAATTTTTGAATCGCCACAGGGGGTTAGAGCAATATTTTCGCCCCCTCAACTGGGTGAAAAGGAAAAACTGCGCAAGAAACTAAACATCCCCAACGACAAAACAATAATAACAATGGTAGGCCATGTTATAAAAAGAAAAGGTTTCCCTGCTATATTCAACTTA
Coding sequences:
- a CDS encoding sulfotransferase is translated as MNHVKEISTIKILLVAYINRSGSTLLLNELSKVKNFTCLPESELLAKKLLRNPSKKIKRTSKVVVELDKALHYNNKLKLFKGIGSFGELIVIEENSISQQELFRRFIIKAAIADNPDTEIVVFKNTHIAYYIKNIQECFIQDANIYLLILLRDPRAIFLSQLKAVGSWKIPMASDAAAVIFEWRRLSNVYNYFQRKKQSWVSSLKYEKLVTDTVFQTNKLFVWLNINIEIKGKDDNGTYQNKIPKELQHLHQNIKLEIQTKSCNLWQFELDNEYQQRIAYMLRKPMIRLDYNTHLEKRTLHWWQTGAVTVSIKIAILYLKMKLFGPEIPQSNGK
- a CDS encoding glycosyltransferase family 4 protein yields the protein MANNILIITSQTYPSAAGDGRSAFFLAQELYKQGGKCDILTLETEEEQIINHDYNLLNPSIIKIAYHDKTLAGKIATRIHLFFFLIIHIKRYNTWLIYGKTLGNRIALILGKTTRKKTIFRPTLWEYDDLRTLTKDSLFNKYTYRLSTGFWSLNPSITETILKIGIERNRIFESPQGVRAIFSPPQLGEKEKLRKKLNIPNDKTIITMVGHVIKRKGFPAIFNLFEGIDNFYLIVVGTNNPSPSERLFSYYEEMQAITNIGQRLIGSNIQFTGKVEDVSEYLKASDIFLHASTREGFPPNSLNEAMSVGLPCLVKKIVGIPQRDYSNVIMVYNNEKDFKANINLLIRNNQQRNELSLNAADFSRRHLDLKIIANNLVAFINSI